The following proteins are co-located in the Telopea speciosissima isolate NSW1024214 ecotype Mountain lineage chromosome 9, Tspe_v1, whole genome shotgun sequence genome:
- the LOC122640217 gene encoding methionine gamma-lyase-like, which produces MGETNIVSLERKPVELMVSYSKKKPKIASQDPTMALATARHQFGEHGGVNMSIEASATFTVMEPATMGKMFAGELGPEQGFFIYSRHFNPTVLNLSRQIAAIEGTEAAYCTASGMAAISTVLMQLCSSGGHVVASCCLYGGTHALLNHFLPRVCNITTTFVDVRDVDMVKEAIVEGRTNVLYVESMSNPTLMVANLPELCRIAHDKGVKVVVDNTFTPMVLSPAKLGADIVVHSLTKYISGGADIIAGAVCGPASLVNSMMDLHQGAFMLLGPTMNAKVAFELSERLPHLGLRMKEHCRRAMVYATRMKKLGLKVIYPGLEEHPDHTLMKSMTNENYGFGGILCLDMETEEKANQLMNHLQNSTQFGIMAVSLGYYETLMSCSGSSTSSEMNAVEKKMAGISPGLIRMSIGYSGTLEQKWSQFEKALAGIKDCGLSKN; this is translated from the exons ATGGGAGAAACAAACATTGTTTCGTTAGAGAGAAAGCCAGTGGAATTGATGGTTTCGTATTCGAAAAAGAAGCCAAAGATAGCAAGCCAAGACCCAACCATGGCTCTCGCCACCGCACGGCATCAGTTCGGTGAGCACGGTGGCGTCAACATGTCAATTGAAGCTTCAGCAACCTTCACAGTCATGGAACCAGCGACCATGGGCAAAATGTTTGCCGGAGAACTCGGTCCTGAGCAAGGCTTCTTCATCTATAGCCGTCATTTCAACCCCACCGTCTTAAATCTCAGCCGTCAAATTGCAGCCATAGAAGGTACCGAGGCTGCATACTGCACAGCAAGTGGTATGGCTGCCATTTCGACAGTCCTAATGCAATTATGTAGTAGCGGAGGACATGTGGTTGCATCGTGTTGCTTGTATGGTGGGACACATGCATTGTTGAACCACTTTCTTCCTAGGGTTTGTAACATAACAACAACATTTGTGGACGTAAGAGATGTTGACATGGTGAAGGAAGCCATTGTGGAGGGAAGGACTAATGTCCTTTACGTGGAATCCATGTCTAACCCTACTCTAATGGTTGCTAATTTGCCGGAACTATGTAGGATAGCACACGATAAGGGGGTGAAGGTTGTGGTGGATAACACCTTCACTCCCATGGTACTGTCCCCTGCTAAGTTGGGTGCCGATATAGTAGTGCACAGCCTCACCAAATACATCAGTGGGGGAGCCGATATTATTGCTG GTGCAGTTTGTGGCCCAGCTAGCTTAGTGAATTCCATGATGGACCTTCATCAAGGGGCATTCATGCTTCTTGGTCCGACCATGAACGCCAAGGTCGCATTCGAGCTCTCCGAGAGACTTCCCCACCTAGGCCTCAGAATGAAGGAACATTGCCGGCGAGCAATGGTCTATGCTACAAGGATGAAGAAATTGGGCCTGAAAGTTATTTACCCAGGCCTTGAAGAACACCCAGACCACACTCTTATGAAGTCCATGACAAATGAGAATTATGGGTTTGGTGGAATCTTATGTTTGGACATGGAGACAGAGGAGAAGGCAAACCAGTTGATGAACCATCTCCAAAACAGCACCCAGTTTGGTATAATGGCTGTTAGCTTGGGATACTATGAGACCCTTATGTCATGCTCTGGTAGTAGTACTAGTAGCGAAATGAATGccgtggagaagaagatggcCGGAATCTCACCGGGGTTAATAAGGATGTCGATCGGATACAGTGGAACTCTTGAGCAGAAATGGAGCCAATTTGAGAAGGCACTTGCAGGAATCAAAGATTGTGGTTTATCCAAGAATTAG